In Buchnera aphidicola (Brachycaudus tragopogonis), the following are encoded in one genomic region:
- a CDS encoding pseudouridine synthase, with the protein MAEKIQKILSHLGCGSRRSIEKMIKSGSILINEKKAEIGQRVDKKIIRNIKILGKEISIKKIKFQTRVLIYNKPEGEICTRNDFQKRSTVFDKLPLLSTNRWISIGRLDLNTQGLLLFTNNGNLAHQLMHPQNQIEREYYMRIFGKINKNTMNILKNGVRIKHGYASFKKIERFSNKESGKNIWFKGVVCEGKNREIRSIWQKMKCQVSRLIRIRYGNILLPKDLKLGNWIELNSILLDNLYNLISFKEN; encoded by the coding sequence ATGGCTGAAAAAATACAAAAAATATTATCTCATCTTGGTTGCGGTTCACGTCGCAGTATTGAAAAAATGATTAAATCTGGAAGTATATTAATTAATGAGAAAAAAGCAGAAATTGGTCAACGCGTAGATAAAAAAATCATTAGAAACATTAAAATTCTAGGAAAAGAAATATCTATAAAAAAAATAAAATTTCAAACTAGAGTTTTAATTTATAATAAACCTGAAGGAGAAATTTGTACTAGAAATGATTTTCAAAAACGTTCAACTGTTTTTGATAAATTGCCATTGTTAAGCACGAATAGATGGATTAGCATTGGAAGATTAGATCTTAATACCCAGGGGTTGTTATTGTTTACAAATAACGGAAATTTAGCGCATCAACTGATGCATCCTCAAAATCAAATAGAACGAGAATATTACATGCGTATTTTTGGAAAAATTAATAAAAATACAATGAATATTTTAAAAAATGGAGTTAGAATTAAACATGGTTATGCCTCATTTAAAAAAATAGAGCGCTTTTCTAATAAAGAATCAGGAAAAAATATATGGTTTAAAGGTGTTGTGTGTGAAGGGAAGAATCGTGAAATTAGATCTATCTGGCAAAAAATGAAATGTCAAGTAAGTAGATTAATTAGAATACGATATGGAAATATTCTTTTACCAAAAGATTTAAAATTAGGAAATTGGATTGAGTTAAATTCTATATTACTAGATAATTTATATAATTTAATCTCTTTTAAAGAAAACTAA
- a CDS encoding septation protein A has protein sequence MKQILNILPMLTFFIFYQFYDIFIASGALIIVSGLICILYWFLYHEIDKINLFSFFVISILGSLTIFFHNSQFIKWKITIIYIIFSIILLVSQFLTKKPIIQRFLEKDINISNIYWRKINFLWSLFFLFCSLLNIYIAFWCSEKTWVHFKVFGFTILTFFLILITGIYINCKTPKKK, from the coding sequence ATGAAACAAATATTAAATATATTACCAATGCTTACATTTTTTATATTTTATCAATTTTACGATATTTTTATAGCGTCTGGTGCTTTAATTATAGTATCAGGTTTAATATGCATTCTTTATTGGTTTCTTTATCATGAAATAGATAAAATTAATTTATTTAGTTTTTTTGTTATTTCTATTTTAGGCTCTCTTACAATATTTTTTCATAACAGTCAATTTATTAAATGGAAAATAACAATAATTTATATAATTTTTTCTATAATATTATTAGTTAGTCAATTTTTAACAAAAAAACCAATAATACAAAGATTTTTAGAAAAAGATATCAATATTTCTAATATTTACTGGCGTAAAATTAACTTTTTATGGTCTTTATTTTTTTTATTTTGTAGCCTTTTAAACATTTATATCGCATTTTGGTGTTCAGAAAAAACTTGGGTGCATTTTAAAGTTTTCGGATTTACGATATTAACGTTTTTTTTGATTTTAATAACTGGTATTTATATAAATTGTAAAACACCAAAAAAAAAATAA
- a CDS encoding YciC family protein has translation MPMTVSELRHDTNCFFSKQIGSIFFISISITFISILVNMLIKPDMHIISIIENNKFMNFNSLLELINNMNLDEKHELLKYSIFKIVELLMSKTLLLGSMIALISHLSNNKKKSIIYSISSLFASLPSLFILNCMVTFITQLGFILFIIPGILLSILLSLAPIILSFKQYSFIDSIRLSINISWKNIKIIGPGVLFWISGKFILTAILSNIYFINHNVTFLVLNISTNILFSVLVIYLFRFYMIFLRS, from the coding sequence ATGCCAATGACAGTTAGTGAATTACGTCATGATACAAATTGTTTTTTCTCTAAACAAATCGGTAGTATTTTTTTTATATCTATTTCTATTACTTTTATTAGCATATTAGTAAATATGTTAATTAAACCAGATATGCATATTATATCTATAATAGAAAACAACAAATTTATGAATTTTAATTCATTATTAGAATTAATTAATAATATGAATTTAGATGAAAAACATGAATTGTTGAAATATTCTATTTTTAAAATTGTTGAATTATTAATGAGTAAAACATTATTGTTAGGCAGCATGATTGCTTTAATTTCTCATTTGTCTAATAATAAAAAAAAATCTATTATATATTCAATATCTTCCTTATTTGCATCTTTACCTAGTTTGTTTATACTAAACTGCATGGTTACTTTTATCACACAATTAGGTTTTATATTATTTATTATACCAGGTATATTATTATCAATATTGTTATCGTTAGCACCAATTATTCTTTCTTTTAAACAATATAGCTTTATAGATTCTATACGTCTTAGTATAAATATTTCTTGGAAAAATATAAAAATAATAGGACCAGGTGTACTATTTTGGATATCTGGAAAATTTATTTTAACGGCAATACTTTCTAATATTTATTTTATTAATCACAATGTTACTTTTTTAGTATTAAACATCAGTACAAATATACTATTCTCTGTTTTAGTTATATACTTATTTCGATTTTATATGATATTTTTGCGTTCTTAA
- a CDS encoding DMT family transporter — translation MNKLIIITLFSLVSITWGTTWIAMKIATETIPPFFATGMRFLIASPLLIILAYYTKTPLLFPHGQRLFQLMIAIFYFSIPFTLMLYGGIYVSSSIASIIFSNMPVAVLTVSFLYFKQKLFFTQKIGVIISLITLLIVLLIELESNCFLQWKGILALLFALFSHAMIYSVCQKTCCNVSIITFNALPSLFSGILLSTISWFLENPNINGFSNRSILAIIYLGDFSGIFGILSYFYLQQKVSAFYASTVFLIFPLIAGFLERYIYKNTILLCEVWFIIPLIIGILLTLIPVKKDLKIQKEFKHG, via the coding sequence ATGAATAAACTAATAATAATTACATTATTTTCTTTGGTATCTATTACTTGGGGAACAACCTGGATTGCTATGAAAATTGCAACAGAAACTATTCCTCCATTTTTTGCTACGGGTATGCGTTTTTTAATCGCTTCTCCTTTATTAATTATACTTGCTTACTATACAAAAACTCCTCTTCTATTTCCGCACGGACAACGATTATTTCAATTAATGATTGCAATTTTTTATTTTTCTATACCGTTTACATTAATGCTTTATGGAGGTATCTATGTTAGTTCTTCTATTGCATCTATTATTTTTTCAAATATGCCCGTAGCTGTATTAACAGTATCGTTTTTATATTTTAAGCAAAAACTATTTTTTACTCAAAAAATTGGAGTAATAATTTCTTTAATTACATTATTAATTGTTTTATTAATAGAATTAGAATCAAATTGTTTTCTTCAATGGAAGGGAATTTTAGCTTTACTTTTTGCTTTATTTAGTCATGCTATGATTTATTCTGTATGTCAAAAAACATGTTGTAATGTATCTATAATTACATTCAATGCTTTACCATCATTATTTTCTGGCATACTACTATCAACTATATCCTGGTTTTTAGAAAATCCTAATATTAATGGTTTTTCTAATAGATCTATATTAGCTATAATTTATCTTGGAGATTTTTCTGGTATTTTTGGAATTTTGTCTTATTTTTATTTACAACAAAAAGTAAGTGCATTTTATGCATCTACTGTTTTTTTGATTTTTCCACTGATTGCAGGGTTTTTAGAAAGATATATTTATAAAAATACAATTCTATTATGTGAAGTATGGTTTATTATTCCTTTAATTATAGGAATATTATTAACTTTAATTCCAGTCAAAAAAGATTTAAAAATACAAAAGGAATTTAAACATGGCTGA
- the trpD gene encoding anthranilate phosphoribosyltransferase, which yields MQNLLNKIYESKFLSEKESYKLFKLIASGKITDIQLSSILTAMRVRGESIEEITGAIYAFSEKMQFFPRPEYIFSDIVGTGGDIKNTINISTASAFVAATCGFKIAKHCNQGISSKSGSSDLLKRFNINLNISSEKSRQSLDQLNICFLFAPKYHNGFKYSNNVRKILKTKTIFNLLGPFLNPAKPPLSVIGVYHKKLINPVINILKNLKYKRGIVLHGNDTDEVTLHGTTYVSELCNENIFSYQLQPQDFGLTNHSEKMFLESSLEENYHIINQTMQGKGSKLHEELIAANVAILLKIFGYEDLKENTQLALNAIRSGDVYKHIINIVDMLKEEKYGRNNT from the coding sequence ATGCAAAATCTTTTAAATAAAATTTATGAGTCAAAATTTTTAAGTGAAAAAGAAAGTTATAAATTATTTAAATTAATCGCTTCTGGAAAAATTACAGATATACAACTATCATCGATATTGACGGCAATGCGAGTACGAGGTGAATCAATAGAAGAAATAACAGGAGCAATTTATGCATTTTCAGAAAAAATGCAATTTTTTCCAAGACCTGAATATATTTTTTCTGATATAGTAGGTACAGGTGGAGATATTAAAAATACTATTAATATCTCAACTGCAAGCGCTTTTGTTGCTGCAACCTGTGGTTTTAAAATTGCAAAGCATTGTAATCAAGGAATTTCTAGTAAATCTGGTTCATCTGACCTTTTAAAAAGATTTAACATTAATTTAAACATATCTTCAGAAAAATCTCGTCAAAGTCTAGATCAATTAAATATTTGTTTTTTATTTGCACCTAAATATCATAATGGTTTTAAATATTCTAATAATGTTCGTAAAATATTAAAAACTAAAACTATTTTTAATTTATTAGGACCTTTTCTTAATCCTGCAAAACCTCCTTTATCTGTTATTGGTGTTTATCATAAAAAACTTATCAATCCTGTAATTAATATACTAAAAAATCTCAAATATAAAAGAGGTATTGTTTTGCATGGTAATGATACTGATGAAGTAACACTACATGGAACGACATATGTTTCCGAACTCTGTAATGAAAACATTTTTTCATATCAATTACAACCTCAAGATTTTGGTTTAACAAATCATTCTGAAAAGATGTTTTTAGAAAGTTCATTAGAAGAAAATTATCATATCATTAATCAAACAATGCAAGGAAAAGGTAGTAAATTACATGAAGAATTAATAGCAGCAAACGTAGCAATATTATTAAAAATATTTGGATACGAAGATTTAAAAGAAAACACTCAATTGGCATTAAATGCAATTCGTAGTGGAGATGTTTATAAACATATAATTAATATTGTTGATATGCTAAAAGAAGAAAAATATGGAAGAAACAATACTTAA
- the trpCF gene encoding bifunctional indole-3-glycerol-phosphate synthase TrpC/phosphoribosylanthranilate isomerase TrpF, with protein sequence MEETILKKIIKEKFNWINIRKKKQPLINFKKNINTNTRNFNNALKKKKPCFILECKKKSPSLGTIRNDFNLVKIANVYKKYASAISVLTDEKYFDGNLKFIKIVRECVSQPILCKDFFIDPYQVYLARYYNADAILLMLSVLNDTQYKNLYDIAKELNMGILTEVNNLTELKRAIRLNVDIIGINNRNLHDLSINLNRTRILSPLIKKNITIISESGITKYRQIRELSKFVHGFLIGSHLMSKKNLDVAVRSIIIGNNKVCGLTRNDDIKIVEKYGAIYGGFIFIKNSFRNITKKIAKNIIIDSKLRHVGVFQNEDINIIVNISEEIDLYAVQLHGQEDAKYINKLRKILPQNIKIWKAFAIQSTLPSLNWDYVNNYLFDSSFGGSNTTFNWSILKHCILDKVILAGGINPDNCIEASTLNCSGLDLNSGVEISPGIKDHKKIKLVFQKLRYY encoded by the coding sequence ATGGAAGAAACAATACTTAAAAAAATTATAAAAGAAAAATTTAATTGGATTAATATTAGAAAAAAAAAGCAACCTTTAATTAATTTTAAAAAAAATATTAATACTAATACGCGTAATTTTAATAATGCATTAAAGAAAAAAAAACCTTGTTTTATATTAGAATGTAAAAAAAAATCTCCTTCCTTAGGAACAATTAGAAATGATTTTAATTTAGTTAAAATTGCTAATGTTTATAAAAAATATGCTTCTGCTATTTCAGTGTTAACAGACGAAAAATATTTTGATGGCAATTTAAAGTTTATAAAAATAGTTCGAGAATGTGTATCTCAACCTATTTTATGTAAAGATTTTTTTATTGATCCTTATCAAGTATATTTAGCTAGATATTATAATGCAGATGCTATTTTATTAATGTTATCTGTTTTAAATGATACTCAATATAAAAATTTATACGACATAGCAAAAGAATTAAATATGGGTATATTAACTGAAGTAAATAATCTTACGGAGTTAAAAAGAGCTATTCGTTTAAATGTTGATATTATTGGTATTAATAATCGTAATTTACACGATTTGTCAATTAATTTGAATCGTACTCGCATATTATCTCCCTTAATTAAAAAAAATATAACAATAATTAGTGAATCAGGTATAACAAAATATCGCCAAATAAGAGAATTAAGTAAATTTGTTCATGGTTTTTTAATTGGATCTCATTTGATGTCTAAAAAAAATTTAGATGTAGCTGTACGTTCGATAATTATAGGTAATAACAAAGTATGCGGACTAACTCGAAATGATGACATTAAAATAGTTGAAAAATATGGAGCAATTTATGGTGGATTCATTTTTATAAAAAATTCATTTCGAAACATTACTAAAAAAATAGCAAAAAATATTATAATCGATAGTAAATTAAGGCATGTAGGAGTATTTCAAAATGAAGATATTAATATTATTGTCAATATTTCTGAAGAAATTGATTTATATGCAGTTCAATTGCATGGTCAAGAAGATGCAAAATATATTAATAAACTAAGAAAAATACTACCTCAAAATATTAAAATTTGGAAAGCTTTTGCTATTCAATCAACATTGCCAAGTCTTAATTGGGATTATGTAAATAATTATTTGTTTGATTCCTCATTTGGAGGAAGTAATACAACTTTTAATTGGTCTATACTTAAACATTGCATATTAGACAAAGTTATTTTAGCCGGAGGTATTAACCCAGATAATTGTATAGAAGCTTCTACATTAAATTGTTCAGGATTAGATCTTAATTCTGGTGTAGAAATATCGCCTGGTATTAAAGATCATAAAAAAATAAAATTAGTTTTTCAAAAATTAAGATATTATTAA
- the yciA gene encoding acyl-CoA thioester hydrolase YciA: MSEKNKLPQGTIVLKTLAMPDNTNANGDIFGGWIMSQMDMGGAILAKEIAGGKVVTVRVNGINFLQSVSVGDIVTCYANCIKIGKSSIKINVEIWVKKAHSKPLGQYYCAAAAEFIYVAINKIGKPRELLPMSII; the protein is encoded by the coding sequence ATGTCAGAAAAAAATAAATTACCACAGGGAACAATAGTATTAAAAACTCTTGCTATGCCTGATAATACTAATGCTAATGGTGATATATTTGGCGGTTGGATTATGTCTCAAATGGATATGGGAGGAGCGATATTAGCAAAAGAAATAGCAGGAGGAAAAGTGGTAACCGTACGAGTAAATGGAATTAATTTTTTACAATCTGTATCAGTAGGTGACATTGTAACTTGCTATGCAAATTGTATAAAAATTGGGAAAAGCTCTATTAAAATAAATGTGGAAATATGGGTTAAAAAAGCTCATTCTAAACCATTAGGTCAATATTACTGTGCTGCCGCAGCAGAATTTATTTACGTAGCCATTAATAAAATAGGAAAACCTCGTGAATTGTTACCCATGAGTATTATTTAA
- the trpB gene encoding tryptophan synthase subunit beta, translating into MTLLNPYFGEFGGMYVPQILMPALFELEKHFVDAQEDENFQKKLHNLLKNYAGRPTALTLCNNLTKGTKTRIYLKREDLLHGGAHKTNQVLGQAMLALRMKKKEIIAETGAGQHGVATAIACALLNLKCRIYMGIKDIKRQNPNVFRMKLMGAEVISVKNGSGTLKDACNEALRDWSTNYKTSHYMIGTVAGPHPYPTMVREFQRIIGKETKRQILEQEKRLPDSIIACIGGGSNAIGIFSDFINDNEVNLIGVEPGGKGINTGKHGAPLKYGRTGIFFGMKSHLMQNKEGQIKESWSISAGLDFPSVGPEHAWLNSINRAEYVSITDKEAIDAFQTLCKKEGIIPALESSHAIAYALKLMHLNPKKEQILIVNLSGRGDKDIFTVHDILKKGNQ; encoded by the coding sequence ATGACTTTACTAAACCCTTATTTTGGTGAATTTGGCGGCATGTACGTTCCTCAAATATTAATGCCAGCTTTGTTTGAATTAGAAAAACATTTTGTTGATGCACAAGAAGATGAAAATTTTCAAAAAAAATTACATAATTTATTAAAAAATTATGCAGGAAGACCTACTGCTCTAACATTGTGTAATAATTTAACTAAAGGTACAAAAACACGTATTTATCTTAAAAGAGAAGATTTATTACATGGTGGTGCACATAAAACTAATCAAGTTTTAGGACAAGCTATGTTAGCACTTAGAATGAAAAAAAAAGAAATTATTGCTGAAACTGGTGCTGGACAACATGGTGTGGCTACAGCAATTGCTTGTGCACTGTTAAATTTAAAATGTAGAATTTATATGGGTATAAAAGATATAAAAAGACAAAATCCTAATGTTTTTCGCATGAAATTAATGGGTGCAGAAGTGATATCAGTAAAAAATGGTTCTGGTACATTGAAAGATGCATGTAATGAAGCTTTACGTGATTGGTCTACCAATTATAAAACATCACATTATATGATCGGTACCGTAGCTGGACCTCATCCTTATCCCACTATGGTTCGTGAATTTCAAAGAATTATTGGAAAAGAAACAAAAAGACAAATTTTAGAACAAGAAAAAAGACTTCCAGATTCAATCATTGCTTGTATAGGAGGAGGTTCTAATGCTATTGGTATTTTTTCAGATTTTATCAATGATAATGAAGTGAATTTAATTGGTGTAGAACCAGGAGGAAAGGGAATCAACACAGGAAAACATGGAGCACCATTAAAATATGGCAGAACTGGTATATTTTTTGGCATGAAATCTCATTTAATGCAAAATAAAGAAGGTCAGATTAAAGAATCTTGGTCAATTTCTGCAGGATTAGATTTCCCATCTGTTGGCCCTGAACATGCTTGGTTGAATAGTATAAATCGTGCTGAATATGTATCTATCACTGATAAAGAAGCTATTGATGCATTTCAAACTCTATGTAAAAAAGAAGGAATTATACCTGCTTTAGAATCTTCACATGCGATAGCTTATGCTTTAAAATTAATGCATTTAAATCCTAAAAAAGAACAAATTTTAATTGTAAATCTTTCTGGTCGGGGTGATAAAGATATTTTTACCGTTCATGATATTTTAAAAAAAGGTAATCAATAA
- the trpA gene encoding tryptophan synthase subunit alpha: protein MSRYKKMFKRLSFLQEGCLVPFIVLGDPSLDISLKIVDVLIKNGADSLEIGIPFSDPLADGPTIQKANLRALYKKNTFFQYFQALKTLREKNPQIPIGLLIYANLIYNQGIDNFYFQCFNSGLDSVLIADVPIEESKIFYETANKYKINSIFICPPDSDDNFISKISLYAQGYIYLLSRSGVTGIENKKLSLSTDFIRKIKKYNSVPLLQGFGISDSEQIKKSLSLGVSGVICGSAIINIIEKHLTQEDEMIKEIKNFTKKLKLSTKLV, encoded by the coding sequence ATGAGTCGATATAAAAAAATGTTTAAACGATTATCCTTCTTACAAGAAGGATGTTTAGTTCCTTTTATAGTTTTAGGAGATCCTTCTTTAGATATTTCATTGAAAATTGTTGATGTTTTAATAAAAAATGGAGCAGATTCTTTAGAAATTGGAATTCCTTTTTCTGATCCACTAGCTGATGGACCAACGATTCAAAAAGCCAATTTACGAGCTTTGTATAAAAAAAATACTTTTTTTCAATATTTTCAAGCACTTAAAACATTACGTGAAAAGAACCCACAGATACCTATTGGTCTTTTAATATATGCTAATCTTATATATAATCAAGGTATTGATAATTTTTATTTTCAATGTTTTAATTCTGGTTTAGATTCTGTTCTGATAGCAGATGTGCCTATTGAAGAATCAAAAATTTTTTATGAAACTGCAAATAAATATAAAATTAATTCTATTTTCATATGCCCTCCAGATTCTGATGATAATTTTATATCTAAAATTTCCTTATATGCACAAGGATATATTTATTTATTATCGCGTTCAGGAGTAACAGGAATCGAAAATAAAAAATTATCATTGTCCACTGATTTTATAAGAAAAATAAAAAAATATAATTCTGTTCCCTTATTGCAAGGTTTTGGAATTTCAGATTCTGAACAAATCAAAAAATCTCTTTCATTAGGAGTTTCTGGTGTTATATGTGGCTCAGCAATTATAAATATTATTGAAAAACATTTAACTCAAGAAGATGAAATGATTAAAGAAATAAAAAATTTTACTAAAAAATTGAAACTTTCTACTAAATTAGTATAG